A region from the Rheinheimera mangrovi genome encodes:
- a CDS encoding class I SAM-dependent methyltransferase, with protein MSTTCYLTQPDFPAELAVSLQQQFGLHATESPAGWYLCWTGDALVLRNTELNKQGDILVDFASGAATYRRKFGGGKSEAIAKAVGLTKKPGLTVVDATAGLGRDALVLASLGAKVTLVERQPAVAALLADGLRRASLDPELAHWLPERMQLVFAPSQQALTQLPSPDVVYLDPMFPAREKSALVKKEMQAFHQVVGTDDDADALFPLAWQLASKRVVVKRPGYAEFLAGQKPSMQITGKANRFDVYVKAALD; from the coding sequence ATGTCCACCACTTGTTATTTAACCCAGCCTGATTTTCCCGCTGAACTGGCGGTAAGCCTGCAACAGCAGTTTGGTTTGCATGCAACAGAGTCACCTGCGGGCTGGTATTTATGCTGGACAGGAGATGCTTTGGTGTTGCGCAACACCGAACTGAATAAACAAGGCGATATACTGGTCGACTTCGCCAGTGGTGCAGCGACCTACAGACGTAAATTTGGTGGCGGTAAAAGTGAAGCCATAGCCAAAGCTGTGGGCTTAACTAAAAAACCGGGTTTAACAGTAGTGGACGCCACGGCAGGTTTAGGCCGTGATGCCTTAGTACTGGCCAGTCTGGGGGCGAAAGTGACCTTAGTGGAGCGTCAGCCTGCAGTAGCAGCTTTACTGGCCGATGGCTTACGCCGTGCCAGTCTGGATCCCGAATTAGCACATTGGCTGCCTGAACGGATGCAACTGGTGTTTGCGCCGTCACAACAGGCGTTAACTCAATTGCCAAGCCCGGATGTAGTGTATTTAGACCCAATGTTTCCGGCCCGCGAGAAGTCGGCTTTGGTAAAAAAAGAAATGCAGGCTTTTCATCAGGTGGTCGGCACAGATGACGATGCCGACGCTTTGTTTCCGCTGGCATGGCAACTGGCCAGCAAAAGAGTGGTAGTGAAGCGACCTGGTTATGCAGAGTTTTTAGCAGGGCAAAAACCCAGCATGCAAATTACTGGCAAAGCGAACAGATTTGATGTCTATGTCAAAGCAGCCCTGGATTAA
- the hldE gene encoding bifunctional D-glycero-beta-D-manno-heptose-7-phosphate kinase/D-glycero-beta-D-manno-heptose 1-phosphate adenylyltransferase HldE: MINLSLLQNLSSASVLVVGDVMLDRYFNGDSQRISPEAPVPVVKISKIEDKAGGAANVARNIAHLDGKVGLLGIIGHDSAGESLQQLLAGEQIHSELLSQDHKPTIAKMRVVSRQQQIVRLDQEEMFSNADAELLAERFAAVYQNYDVILFSDYNKGSLQQISKMIKLAKAAGKTVLVDPKQADLSVYAGADVITPNLGEFKTAGGKTASVEEMLSSARELMQKAGLASILLTRSEQGMSLITATEHFHFPAQVLEVSDVTGAGDTVIATLAVMLSAGMSLHDATQLANLAAGIVVGKVGAATVSPEELAAKLNKDLFRQGDFYQTPFDKVLQHIQFARQNGERIVFTNGCFDILHAGHVRYLAQAKALGDRLVVGLNSDASVRRLKGEQRPINSLEDRATVLASLASVDWVVPFGDDLAENDTPLKLISTILPDVLVKGGDYSIETIVGADVVIANGGEVQVLTFVDGRSTSKVIRKIQDLQGNN, translated from the coding sequence ATGATTAACCTGAGCCTGCTGCAAAATTTGTCTTCTGCTTCTGTGCTGGTGGTGGGTGATGTCATGCTGGACCGCTATTTTAATGGCGACTCGCAGCGTATATCGCCTGAAGCCCCAGTGCCTGTGGTGAAAATCAGCAAAATTGAAGACAAAGCCGGTGGTGCTGCCAACGTGGCACGCAATATCGCCCATCTGGACGGTAAAGTAGGCTTATTAGGTATTATTGGTCACGACAGCGCCGGCGAATCCTTGCAGCAGTTGCTGGCCGGTGAACAAATTCATTCTGAACTGCTAAGTCAGGATCACAAACCTACCATTGCCAAAATGCGGGTGGTGTCGCGCCAGCAACAAATAGTGCGGCTGGATCAGGAAGAAATGTTCAGCAATGCTGACGCTGAACTCTTGGCAGAACGTTTCGCTGCTGTGTATCAGAACTACGATGTGATCCTGTTCAGTGATTACAACAAAGGCTCGTTGCAACAGATTTCCAAAATGATCAAACTGGCCAAAGCGGCAGGCAAAACTGTCTTGGTTGACCCCAAACAAGCTGACTTGTCGGTCTATGCCGGTGCTGATGTCATCACGCCAAATTTAGGTGAGTTTAAAACCGCTGGCGGCAAAACAGCTTCAGTGGAAGAAATGCTCAGTTCAGCCCGCGAGCTGATGCAAAAAGCCGGTTTAGCTTCGATTTTATTAACCCGCAGCGAACAGGGCATGAGCCTGATTACCGCCACTGAACATTTCCACTTCCCGGCCCAGGTGCTGGAAGTCAGCGATGTGACTGGTGCTGGCGATACCGTCATAGCCACTTTAGCTGTGATGTTAAGCGCAGGCATGTCCTTGCATGATGCCACTCAGCTGGCTAACTTAGCGGCTGGCATAGTGGTCGGCAAAGTGGGAGCTGCTACTGTATCGCCGGAAGAGCTGGCGGCTAAGCTGAACAAAGATTTATTCCGTCAGGGCGATTTTTATCAGACGCCTTTTGACAAAGTACTGCAGCATATTCAGTTTGCCCGTCAAAACGGCGAGCGTATTGTCTTCACCAATGGTTGCTTTGATATTTTACACGCTGGCCATGTACGTTATTTAGCTCAGGCTAAGGCGTTGGGTGACCGTTTAGTGGTGGGCCTGAATTCAGATGCTTCAGTGCGCCGCTTAAAAGGCGAACAGCGCCCTATCAACAGTCTGGAAGACCGAGCTACAGTGCTGGCAAGCCTCGCCAGTGTCGACTGGGTAGTGCCTTTTGGTGATGACCTTGCAGAAAACGACACACCGCTGAAATTAATCAGCACTATATTGCCTGACGTTTTAGTCAAAGGTGGCGACTACAGCATTGAAACCATAGTAGGTGCAGACGTCGTGATAGCTAACGGTGGTGAAGTGCAGGTACTGACTTTTGTTGATGGCCGCTCCACCAGCAAAGTAATACGAAAAATTCAGGACTTGCAGGGAAATAACTGA
- a CDS encoding peroxiredoxin — protein sequence MIKIGDTLPEVTFARLTDNGPVNLTTAEVFKGEKVVLFAVPGAFTPTCSAAHLPGFIEHAQQFFDKGVDRIICTSVNDAYVMDAWGKAHNATDIVFLADGAGKFAKAMGLDVETGDFGGVRSKRYAMVVDDCVVTALNVDEPKQFEVSKAEVMLELV from the coding sequence ATGATCAAAATTGGCGATACCTTACCCGAAGTAACTTTTGCACGTTTAACCGACAATGGTCCTGTCAACCTGACCACAGCTGAAGTATTTAAAGGCGAGAAAGTGGTGTTATTTGCTGTACCAGGTGCTTTTACTCCTACCTGCAGCGCGGCCCATTTACCAGGTTTTATCGAACATGCTCAGCAGTTTTTTGACAAAGGTGTGGACCGTATTATCTGTACTTCGGTCAATGACGCTTATGTGATGGATGCCTGGGGCAAAGCTCATAACGCTACTGACATTGTGTTTTTAGCAGACGGTGCAGGCAAGTTCGCCAAAGCTATGGGTCTGGACGTTGAGACCGGCGATTTTGGTGGTGTGCGCTCAAAGCGTTACGCTATGGTGGTCGATGATTGTGTAGTAACAGCGCTGAATGTCGATGAACCTAAACAGTTTGAAGTCAGTAAAGCTGAAGTGATGTTAGAGCTGGTGTAA
- a CDS encoding BaiN/RdsA family NAD(P)/FAD-dependent oxidoreductase, with protein sequence MQQWDVIVIGAGAAGLFSAIEAAKRGRKTLVLDNGKRIGRKILMSGGGRCNFTNIYASPANYLSQNPHFCKSALSRYTQWDFIALVQQYGIAYHEKTLGQLFCDDSAKDIVDMLQQECDKAGVSIALQQDIQNVSFADGVYTVTTPQLSRSCQSLVVACGGLSLPNLGATAYGFQLAEQFGLNVLPVRAALVPLTWQPADKAVFEEISGVSLPVTAQANDVVFPEDMLFTHRGLSGPAILQISSYWQPGDELIINLAPQQDLNAFLLEQQQKHPEQELKTILSRLLPKRLVEKLLELNLFQNQPIKALQGKAIQRLADSLTHYVFKPNGTEGYRTAEVTLGGVDTNELSSKTMEAKKQPGLYFVGEVVDVTGWLGGYNFQWAWASGWVAGQYC encoded by the coding sequence ATGCAGCAGTGGGACGTGATCGTTATAGGCGCAGGCGCCGCAGGTTTATTCAGCGCTATTGAAGCTGCCAAACGAGGTCGCAAAACCCTGGTGCTGGACAATGGCAAACGTATAGGCCGCAAAATTCTGATGTCAGGTGGTGGCCGCTGTAACTTCACTAATATCTATGCCAGCCCGGCTAATTATTTATCGCAAAACCCGCATTTTTGTAAGTCGGCTTTAAGCCGTTACACCCAATGGGATTTTATTGCTTTGGTGCAACAATACGGCATTGCTTATCACGAAAAAACGCTGGGCCAGCTGTTTTGTGACGACAGCGCCAAAGACATAGTGGACATGCTGCAACAAGAGTGCGACAAGGCGGGCGTGTCTATTGCGCTGCAACAGGATATTCAAAATGTCAGTTTTGCTGATGGTGTCTATACAGTCACAACACCTCAACTTAGCCGCAGTTGTCAGAGCTTAGTGGTGGCATGTGGTGGTTTAAGCCTGCCAAATTTAGGCGCTACTGCTTATGGTTTTCAGCTGGCTGAACAGTTTGGTTTAAATGTATTGCCAGTGCGCGCTGCCTTAGTGCCTTTAACCTGGCAACCGGCCGATAAAGCTGTGTTTGAAGAAATCAGTGGTGTGTCTTTGCCTGTGACGGCGCAAGCCAACGATGTGGTATTTCCGGAAGATATGCTGTTCACCCACAGGGGCTTAAGTGGCCCGGCTATTTTGCAAATCTCCAGCTACTGGCAACCGGGCGACGAGCTGATTATTAACTTAGCACCGCAGCAGGATCTAAACGCATTCCTGCTGGAGCAACAGCAAAAACACCCTGAGCAGGAACTTAAAACTATATTGTCGCGTTTGCTGCCAAAACGTTTAGTTGAAAAGCTGCTGGAGCTGAATCTGTTTCAGAATCAGCCTATTAAAGCGCTGCAAGGCAAGGCCATTCAACGCCTGGCCGACAGTCTGACGCACTATGTCTTTAAACCCAACGGCACCGAAGGCTACCGCACCGCCGAAGTCACTTTAGGTGGAGTCGACACCAACGAACTTTCGTCCAAAACCATGGAAGCAAAAAAACAACCAGGCCTGTATTTTGTCGGCGAAGTGGTAGACGTCACAGGTTGGTTAGGAGGCTACAACTTCCAGTGGGCCTGGGCATCGGGTTGGGTAGCGGGGCAGTATTGTTAG
- the waaA gene encoding lipid IV(A) 3-deoxy-D-manno-octulosonic acid transferase produces MQSRFFLFRLMYSALILALTPLLLLYLLLRSRKDPAYRQRFAERFAFSLPATSAKDGIVLHTVSVGEFNAAKPLIKQLLQQYPQLVLTITCTTPTASAAIQKLQAEQRELGRTLVHCYLPFDYPVLMRRWLKWMQPQLLLILETELWPNLVANCKALSIPTLVVNARLSARSAKGYRRFSAFTQPMLQSISQILTQDKNSARRFLALGAKEVQVAGNLKFELDVPKTSTQLAHSLKPLLQGRIVWVAGSTHAGEDELLIQAYQQLKVQFPQLLLVLVPRHPERFDAVAELLQQQQLKFVRRSVNGLPDASTQVWLGDSMGELLSWYQLADFVFIGGSLIERGGHNPLEAMAFGKAVLSGPHVFNFQLVFQLLQQQQAYVQVSTVADLVSTVTQLTQQPELAITLGAKGLKLYQLQQGAVARMMAQVNHFLPMAEVKKLNTDNALAWFDPYFYPNFDMAYFQAEFWQQQGLVIGQSKGRNTVWFIRQQNGQEAVLRHYYRGGLVGKLNKDKFWPEPAAQSRAMAEFSLLWQMRLWGLPVPRPCAALYQKHGFSYSADILIERIPGTTDLAHLLQQRPLSHAEWQQLGAVIASFHQHQVYHSDLNCHNILLDNQGQFWLIDFDKCAIRRAADYADQSWKTQNLQRLLRSLNKEKQQLPNFHWQPDQFAALELGYQQAGHGQSQQISQTIQSTN; encoded by the coding sequence ATGCAAAGCCGCTTTTTCCTGTTCAGGCTGATGTACAGCGCCCTGATCCTGGCGCTGACTCCGCTGTTACTGCTGTATTTGCTGCTACGTTCGCGCAAAGACCCGGCTTATCGCCAGCGTTTTGCTGAACGTTTTGCTTTTAGTTTGCCAGCAACATCAGCCAAAGACGGCATAGTGCTGCATACAGTTTCAGTGGGGGAGTTTAATGCGGCCAAACCTTTGATTAAACAGTTGTTACAACAGTATCCGCAGTTGGTTTTAACTATTACCTGTACTACGCCTACGGCTTCTGCTGCTATCCAAAAATTACAGGCGGAACAGCGGGAACTTGGCAGAACCCTTGTGCATTGTTACCTGCCTTTTGATTACCCTGTGTTGATGCGTCGGTGGCTGAAATGGATGCAACCGCAGTTGTTGCTGATTTTAGAAACTGAGCTCTGGCCTAATCTGGTAGCGAATTGCAAAGCGCTCTCTATTCCGACTTTAGTGGTCAACGCCCGTTTGTCAGCACGTTCCGCCAAAGGCTACCGGCGTTTTAGCGCTTTCACTCAGCCTATGCTGCAGAGCATCAGCCAAATTCTGACGCAGGACAAAAACAGCGCCCGCCGCTTTTTGGCTTTAGGTGCAAAAGAAGTGCAAGTGGCAGGTAATTTAAAATTTGAACTGGATGTGCCAAAAACTAGCACCCAGTTGGCGCACAGCTTAAAACCTCTGCTGCAAGGCCGGATAGTTTGGGTAGCTGGCAGCACTCATGCCGGTGAAGATGAGCTGCTTATTCAGGCTTATCAGCAGTTAAAAGTGCAGTTCCCACAATTATTGCTGGTGCTGGTACCGCGCCATCCCGAGCGTTTTGATGCAGTAGCAGAGCTATTACAACAGCAGCAGCTGAAGTTTGTCCGTCGCAGTGTCAATGGTTTGCCTGATGCCAGTACCCAAGTGTGGCTTGGCGATTCAATGGGTGAATTATTAAGCTGGTATCAACTGGCCGATTTTGTTTTTATCGGCGGCAGTCTGATTGAGCGCGGTGGTCATAATCCGCTGGAAGCTATGGCCTTTGGTAAAGCTGTGTTATCTGGCCCTCATGTGTTTAATTTCCAGCTGGTATTCCAGTTGCTGCAACAGCAGCAGGCTTATGTTCAGGTCAGCACTGTGGCCGATCTGGTCAGCACTGTGACTCAACTTACGCAGCAACCCGAACTGGCCATTACACTAGGTGCAAAGGGCTTAAAACTCTATCAGCTGCAACAGGGTGCTGTGGCGCGGATGATGGCTCAGGTGAATCATTTTTTGCCAATGGCTGAAGTTAAAAAATTAAATACAGACAATGCTTTAGCTTGGTTTGATCCATACTTTTATCCGAACTTTGACATGGCCTATTTTCAAGCGGAATTTTGGCAACAGCAGGGCTTAGTCATTGGTCAGTCCAAAGGCCGTAATACGGTGTGGTTTATCCGCCAGCAAAACGGCCAAGAGGCTGTGTTGCGGCATTATTACCGTGGTGGTTTGGTCGGCAAACTGAACAAAGATAAGTTCTGGCCAGAACCTGCGGCACAAAGCCGGGCTATGGCGGAATTTAGTTTACTCTGGCAAATGCGCTTATGGGGTTTACCAGTGCCACGGCCTTGTGCTGCTTTGTATCAAAAACACGGCTTTAGCTATAGCGCGGATATCCTGATTGAACGTATCCCAGGCACCACAGACCTGGCTCATCTGCTGCAACAACGGCCTTTAAGTCATGCCGAATGGCAACAGCTTGGTGCTGTCATTGCCTCTTTCCACCAGCATCAGGTGTATCACTCCGACTTAAATTGCCACAATATTTTGCTGGATAATCAGGGCCAGTTTTGGCTAATAGACTTTGATAAATGCGCTATTCGTAGAGCTGCAGACTATGCTGATCAAAGCTGGAAAACACAGAATCTGCAGCGGTTATTACGCTCACTAAACAAAGAAAAACAGCAGTTGCCAAACTTCCATTGGCAGCCCGACCAATTTGCCGCGCTGGAGCTGGGTTATCAGCAAGCGGGCCATGGCCAGTCACAACAGATAAGCCAAACCATACAGAGTACAAACTAA
- a CDS encoding glycosyltransferase family 25 protein, whose amino-acid sequence MGQFAGYPIWLINLDSNPERYESAKKQLHKLGLDAERFSAIYGKNLSQAEVAACYDPALNQQKFRRPLSPGEIGCYLSHRTLWQRMVDENIAMAFILEDDIDLEPEFLTVLEKITQLKHWDMIKLADDRAGTGEQKKDLGDGYQLVNFAKVPNCTTGYALTLQGAKKLLSRPKFFRPVDVDLQFYPELNLTVYSMLPYRLWSASRFESEIDKMSGGTRKGGTSFWRNLKYRFQLKSIRNNHLSGDLSQVQFTPAKQDEV is encoded by the coding sequence ATGGGACAGTTTGCAGGATACCCAATCTGGTTAATTAATCTGGACTCCAACCCCGAGCGTTATGAATCAGCCAAAAAGCAGCTGCACAAGCTGGGTTTGGACGCTGAACGCTTCAGTGCTATTTATGGCAAAAACCTGAGCCAGGCTGAAGTAGCGGCTTGTTATGATCCAGCATTAAACCAGCAAAAATTCCGCCGTCCTTTGTCACCCGGTGAAATTGGCTGTTATTTAAGTCACCGCACTTTATGGCAGCGCATGGTCGATGAAAATATCGCCATGGCCTTTATTCTGGAAGACGATATTGATTTAGAGCCTGAATTTCTGACAGTGCTGGAAAAAATCACCCAACTAAAACACTGGGATATGATTAAGTTAGCCGATGACAGAGCAGGCACTGGTGAGCAGAAAAAAGATCTGGGTGATGGCTATCAACTAGTGAATTTTGCCAAAGTACCGAACTGCACCACAGGTTATGCCTTAACGCTGCAAGGCGCTAAAAAGCTGCTGAGCCGGCCTAAGTTTTTCCGCCCTGTGGATGTGGATCTGCAATTTTACCCTGAGCTGAACCTGACTGTATATTCCATGTTGCCGTACCGTTTATGGTCAGCCAGCCGCTTTGAAAGCGAAATCGACAAAATGAGCGGCGGCACCCGTAAAGGTGGCACTTCGTTTTGGCGTAACCTGAAATACCGGTTCCAGCTGAAATCTATCCGCAACAACCACCTCTCTGGTGATCTGTCGCAGGTGCAGTTTACTCCAGCCAAACAGGACGAGGTGTAA
- a CDS encoding glycosyltransferase family 9 protein: MSQPITSICILRLSAIGDVCNAVSVVQAIQRQHPQAQITWIIGKVEARLLEGLPGVRFVVFDKKLGKAAYSQLNQDLKNDYFDVLLHMQVAFRANVASLCIKARKKIGFDWHTAKELHALFMRHRIEPAPRSHVLDGFRQFAKAIGVTEQQLGTTPTWQLPIPEADELWAKQQLAAVGNARVLIISPAASKAERNWLPERYAALADYAKAKGFAVILCGGPTELERNLSQAILASAQQPITDLTGKTNLKQLLALLKHASLVLAPDTGPAHMAVAVGTPVIGLYGHSNPDRTGPYLFRQYVVEVYHQSLLEQQGKTAAELKWGTRVKGSNIMQKIAVDAVTAMFDKVVAEQQL; the protein is encoded by the coding sequence TTGTCGCAGCCCATAACCTCTATTTGTATTCTGCGTTTATCCGCTATCGGTGATGTCTGCAATGCAGTGTCTGTGGTGCAGGCGATACAACGTCAGCACCCGCAGGCGCAAATCACCTGGATTATCGGCAAAGTGGAAGCGCGTTTGCTGGAAGGTTTGCCTGGTGTACGTTTTGTCGTCTTTGATAAAAAGCTGGGTAAAGCCGCCTACAGCCAGTTAAATCAGGATTTAAAAAACGACTATTTTGATGTGCTGCTGCATATGCAGGTGGCCTTTCGCGCTAATGTCGCTTCACTTTGCATCAAAGCCCGCAAAAAGATTGGTTTCGACTGGCACACTGCCAAAGAGCTACATGCGCTTTTTATGCGTCACCGCATAGAGCCAGCGCCACGCAGTCATGTGCTGGATGGTTTCCGCCAGTTTGCTAAAGCTATTGGCGTGACAGAACAACAGCTTGGTACAACGCCAACATGGCAACTGCCTATACCGGAAGCCGATGAGTTATGGGCTAAACAGCAACTTGCAGCTGTTGGCAATGCTCGTGTTTTGATTATCAGCCCGGCCGCTTCCAAAGCAGAACGTAACTGGTTACCGGAGCGTTATGCGGCTTTGGCCGATTATGCCAAGGCGAAAGGCTTTGCAGTGATTTTATGCGGTGGCCCAACTGAACTGGAACGCAATTTAAGTCAGGCCATTTTGGCATCAGCTCAGCAGCCCATCACAGATCTGACAGGTAAAACCAATTTAAAACAACTGCTGGCGTTGTTAAAACACGCAAGTTTAGTCTTGGCACCAGATACTGGACCTGCGCATATGGCGGTCGCTGTTGGTACGCCTGTGATAGGTTTGTATGGCCACAGCAATCCGGATCGTACCGGGCCTTATTTGTTCCGTCAGTATGTGGTCGAGGTCTATCACCAGTCGTTGCTGGAGCAACAAGGCAAAACCGCAGCAGAGCTGAAATGGGGCACCCGTGTCAAAGGCAGCAATATTATGCAAAAAATAGCTGTAGATGCAGTGACCGCTATGTTCGATAAAGTAGTGGCAGAGCAGCAGTTATGA
- a CDS encoding D-sedoheptulose-7-phosphate isomerase gives MSDLKQSFLDSLKRHRDAFATVEAYHEQAMQLLDAVQNCLKQGGKVVWMGNGGSAADSQHLAAEFMVRYKAERGPLASIALTTDTSILTAHANDYHFDSVFERQVLGLVRPQDVVIGLTTSGKSPNINLALKAANDLGAFTVALTGRDGGLVKDIAKLPIIVKNDETARIQEVHMFIGHWLCEALDLAITGNN, from the coding sequence ATGTCAGATTTAAAACAAAGCTTTTTAGATAGTTTAAAACGTCACCGTGACGCCTTTGCCACAGTGGAAGCCTATCACGAGCAAGCCATGCAGCTGTTGGACGCAGTGCAAAACTGCTTAAAACAAGGCGGCAAAGTGGTCTGGATGGGTAATGGCGGCAGCGCAGCTGACAGCCAGCATTTAGCAGCTGAATTTATGGTGAGATACAAAGCAGAACGTGGCCCTCTGGCTTCTATTGCCTTAACTACCGATACTTCTATTCTGACAGCCCACGCCAATGACTACCATTTTGACAGCGTGTTTGAACGTCAGGTGTTAGGTTTAGTGCGGCCACAAGACGTGGTGATTGGCCTGACGACTTCAGGCAAAAGCCCGAATATCAATTTAGCTTTAAAAGCCGCCAATGACCTGGGCGCTTTCACAGTCGCCCTGACTGGCCGTGATGGTGGTTTAGTCAAAGACATCGCCAAACTGCCTATTATCGTTAAAAACGACGAAACAGCCCGTATTCAGGAAGTGCATATGTTTATTGGTCACTGGCTTTGTGAAGCGCTGGATTTAGCCATTACGGGAAACAACTAA
- the gmhB gene encoding D-glycero-beta-D-manno-heptose 1,7-bisphosphate 7-phosphatase, which produces MKQMQKAAFLDRDGVINIDHGYVSSPDQFEFIDGVFDACRHLQQQGYLLIVVTNQSGIGRGYYNEQQFYALTDWMKAQFESHGVTLTDVFFCPHHPVNANPPYQIDCNCRKPAPGMLLQAIEKYHIDVSSSLMLGDKKADMQAAKAAGVGRKVLVLSGQTLTAEDQASADEIWPSIKAALGLVTN; this is translated from the coding sequence ATGAAACAGATGCAAAAAGCCGCCTTTTTAGACCGTGACGGCGTAATTAATATCGATCATGGTTATGTCAGTAGCCCGGACCAGTTCGAGTTTATCGACGGAGTCTTCGACGCTTGTCGTCATTTGCAGCAACAAGGTTATTTACTGATAGTGGTCACTAACCAATCCGGTATAGGCCGCGGTTATTATAACGAGCAGCAGTTTTATGCCTTAACCGACTGGATGAAAGCTCAGTTTGAGTCGCACGGCGTGACGCTAACCGACGTGTTCTTTTGTCCTCATCATCCGGTGAATGCCAATCCACCTTATCAAATCGACTGCAATTGCCGTAAACCAGCTCCTGGTATGTTGCTGCAGGCCATTGAAAAGTATCATATAGATGTGAGTTCAAGCCTGATGCTAGGCGATAAAAAAGCCGATATGCAGGCCGCCAAAGCCGCTGGTGTGGGCCGTAAAGTACTGGTGTTATCCGGCCAGACACTAACAGCAGAAGACCAGGCCAGCGCAGATGAAATCTGGCCTTCGATTAAAGCGGCTTTGGGCTTGGTAACCAACTAA
- a CDS encoding glycosyltransferase family 2 protein: MRSRKISCFVISCNEEDRIEACLQSLAGWVDQLIVVDSGSKDRTVEIAEKYADKVYQTDWPGFGPQRNRALAWCEHDWVLSIDADEVLTPELKVEIDQVLAEPDLDANFIKMPWHTYFFGKLLKHGRYSTPQGKLFLKTGASFKDRQVHETLLLPYEKVRVLKSAIIHHSWRSYQHCQEKHVKYACLGAEDKFARGKKASLGFAILRFFTDFIQQYVLRLGFLDGWRGLLMAIVLGQYAFHKYAALATMVADAKAKAKS, from the coding sequence ATGCGTAGCCGTAAAATTTCCTGTTTTGTCATCTCCTGCAATGAAGAAGACCGCATTGAAGCTTGTTTGCAGTCACTGGCTGGCTGGGTTGATCAACTGATAGTGGTTGATTCGGGCAGTAAAGACAGAACAGTTGAAATCGCCGAAAAATACGCCGACAAAGTCTATCAAACTGACTGGCCTGGCTTTGGCCCGCAGCGTAACCGCGCTTTAGCCTGGTGCGAACATGACTGGGTTTTGAGCATAGACGCCGACGAAGTGCTTACACCTGAACTGAAAGTAGAAATTGATCAGGTATTGGCGGAGCCAGATTTAGATGCCAACTTTATCAAAATGCCATGGCACACCTACTTTTTCGGCAAGTTGCTGAAACATGGCCGGTACTCCACACCGCAGGGCAAATTGTTTTTAAAAACAGGCGCCAGTTTTAAAGACCGTCAGGTGCACGAAACTCTGTTATTGCCTTATGAAAAAGTGCGGGTATTAAAATCGGCCATTATTCACCACAGCTGGCGCAGTTATCAGCATTGTCAGGAAAAGCATGTGAAATATGCCTGTTTAGGTGCTGAAGATAAATTCGCCCGTGGCAAAAAGGCCAGCTTAGGTTTTGCCATTCTGCGCTTTTTCACCGACTTTATTCAGCAGTACGTGCTGCGTTTGGGTTTCCTCGACGGTTGGCGTGGATTACTGATGGCCATAGTGCTGGGCCAGTATGCTTTTCATAAATATGCCGCGTTGGCCACTATGGTGGCTGATGCAAAAGCCAAAGCAAAAAGCTAA